A window from Gottschalkiaceae bacterium SANA encodes these proteins:
- the gcvH gene encoding glycine cleavage system protein GcvH has protein sequence MKVAKGLLYTKDHEWVRVEGNKAYIGISDFAQEAMGDIVYVELPEIDEEFEQEDTLCAIESVKAANDIFLPLTGKVVEVNEALEEEPEAVNEDPYKNWIACVEMADESQLKDLMNAVAYEEFLAEAEEE, from the coding sequence ATGAAAGTTGCAAAAGGATTATTGTACACAAAGGATCATGAATGGGTTCGCGTTGAGGGTAACAAAGCGTATATTGGAATTTCTGACTTTGCTCAAGAGGCTATGGGAGATATTGTTTACGTAGAACTGCCGGAAATTGATGAGGAATTTGAACAAGAAGATACACTTTGTGCGATTGAATCGGTAAAAGCGGCAAATGATATTTTCTTACCTTTAACAGGAAAAGTGGTTGAAGTCAATGAAGCCTTGGAAGAGGAACCAGAAGCAGTGAATGAAGACCCCTATAAAAATTGGATTGCATGCGTGGAAATGGCGGATGAGAGTCAATTAAAAGATTTGATGAATGCAGTTGCATATGAAGAGTTTTTAGCTGAGGCTGAGGAGGAGTAA
- the gcvT gene encoding glycine cleavage system aminomethyltransferase GcvT: MENVKRTPLYELHEELGGKIVDFAGWALPIQYTGISQEHHAVRKQAGLFDVSHMGEVLVTGKEALAFAQYLVTNDVSTLSDTQILYGMMCNESGGVVDDLLVYRLAQERVLLVINASNVDKDFAWISEKAKAFDIEVENQSDQTAQLAIQGPLGEEILQTLTEVDLKKIAFFHCQEGVTIKGRECLVSRTGYTGEDGFEIYCKPEEATDLARLILEAGKEKGLIPCGLGCRDTLRFEACLPLYGNEFDDSITPLEAGFSFFVKLDTEDDFIGKAALNKQKEEGLTRRLVGFEMAKGISRHGYPVMDGDREIGFVTTGYKSPTLGKSIGFAIVEMAYTEMGSEFEIKVRKKQLPARVVSKRFYRKNYKK, encoded by the coding sequence ATGGAGAATGTGAAACGAACACCGCTCTATGAACTACATGAAGAATTGGGCGGAAAGATTGTCGATTTCGCTGGATGGGCTTTGCCGATTCAATACACCGGAATCTCTCAAGAGCATCACGCAGTACGCAAGCAGGCAGGCCTTTTTGATGTCTCCCATATGGGAGAGGTGTTGGTAACGGGGAAAGAGGCTTTGGCTTTTGCGCAATACCTGGTAACCAATGATGTATCGACTTTGTCGGACACCCAGATTTTATATGGGATGATGTGTAACGAGTCGGGTGGTGTTGTGGATGACCTATTGGTTTATCGTTTGGCCCAAGAGCGTGTTTTGTTGGTGATCAATGCCAGCAATGTAGACAAGGATTTCGCTTGGATCTCGGAAAAAGCCAAAGCGTTTGACATCGAGGTGGAGAATCAGTCGGACCAAACCGCACAACTTGCGATTCAAGGTCCATTGGGAGAAGAAATCCTTCAGACCCTTACGGAAGTTGATTTGAAGAAAATTGCGTTTTTCCATTGTCAAGAAGGGGTAACGATCAAAGGAAGAGAGTGTTTGGTCTCTCGTACGGGATATACCGGCGAAGACGGATTTGAAATTTACTGCAAACCGGAAGAGGCGACAGATCTGGCTCGTTTGATTTTAGAAGCGGGCAAAGAGAAAGGCTTGATCCCTTGTGGATTGGGTTGTCGAGACACCCTGCGGTTTGAAGCGTGCTTACCTTTATACGGCAATGAATTTGACGATAGCATCACACCCTTGGAAGCCGGATTTTCTTTTTTTGTAAAATTGGATACGGAAGATGATTTTATTGGGAAAGCTGCATTGAATAAGCAAAAGGAAGAGGGCTTGACGCGTCGATTGGTTGGATTTGAAATGGCCAAGGGAATTTCTCGTCATGGATATCCTGTAATGGATGGAGATCGAGAGATTGGATTTGTAACAACTGGATATAAATCGCCAACTTTGGGCAAGAGCATTGGATTTGCCATTGTGGAAATGGCTTATACGGAAATGGGATCTGAATTTGAGATTAAAGTTCGTAAGAAGCAATTGCCTGCAAGGGTTGTAAGCAAACGATTTTATCGTAAAAACTATAAAAAATAG
- a CDS encoding HD-GYP domain-containing protein, which yields MKAKTKIYLALIYMLGVSALWFMFQELGPLSDTLDWGAIFYLMILSLVTESLQVGYKETSISVGFSVNLAAFLLFGPFVAAATIAFGFFFRVTKKGEDTVHVFNTPIYKNLFNVCSMILCVFLASRLVFLFYDYSVFYHYSGSIDLMGTIVPGVIYAIGFSIANSLLISMLFVTMVPNSFIHYFIENISVTLISSLSIGLISGVLLSILYETLGILGSLLFFLPILYARYTFKLYVDMKDAYLVTISALASSMDAKDHYTQGHSERVSQYAEAIAKKMNLGYDEVENVRTAALLHDIGKIGVPDTILNKPGRLNDEEYKICQRHAEIGHSIVHGISYLKKSEEIIRSHHEHYNGKGYPDGLAGDNVALETYIVALADAYDAMSSDRPYRNALPEEKILSIIAKERGQQFHPEVVDVFLSLKKDGIF from the coding sequence ATGAAGGCAAAAACCAAAATTTATCTTGCATTAATCTATATGCTTGGCGTATCTGCACTTTGGTTTATGTTCCAAGAGCTCGGTCCACTGAGCGACACTCTTGACTGGGGTGCTATTTTTTATTTAATGATTCTTTCTCTTGTAACTGAATCTCTTCAGGTTGGTTACAAAGAAACCTCTATAAGCGTTGGTTTTTCTGTCAATCTTGCAGCTTTTTTACTTTTTGGTCCCTTTGTTGCTGCAGCTACCATTGCGTTTGGATTTTTCTTTAGAGTCACCAAAAAGGGTGAAGATACCGTTCATGTTTTCAATACACCGATATACAAAAATCTATTCAATGTCTGTAGCATGATTCTCTGTGTATTTTTAGCAAGTCGATTGGTTTTTCTTTTCTACGATTATTCGGTCTTCTATCATTATTCTGGATCCATAGACCTAATGGGGACTATTGTCCCAGGTGTAATCTATGCAATAGGGTTCTCTATTGCAAATTCCTTGCTGATTTCCATGCTGTTTGTTACCATGGTACCCAACAGCTTTATTCATTATTTTATCGAGAATATTAGTGTTACTTTAATCAGTTCTTTATCAATCGGACTTATTTCTGGCGTTTTATTATCAATTTTGTATGAAACCCTAGGTATACTTGGTTCTCTATTGTTCTTCTTACCTATTTTATATGCCCGCTACACCTTTAAACTTTATGTGGATATGAAAGATGCTTATCTGGTCACAATCAGCGCTTTAGCGAGCTCTATGGATGCCAAAGACCATTACACCCAGGGTCACTCGGAACGAGTTTCCCAATATGCAGAAGCCATCGCAAAAAAGATGAATCTTGGCTATGATGAAGTCGAAAATGTTCGTACCGCTGCCCTACTTCATGATATCGGGAAAATTGGGGTACCGGACACGATTCTTAATAAACCTGGACGACTCAATGACGAAGAATACAAAATCTGTCAACGTCATGCAGAAATTGGTCATTCCATTGTCCATGGCATCAGCTATTTAAAGAAAAGCGAAGAGATTATTCGCAGCCACCATGAACACTATAATGGAAAGGGCTATCCTGATGGACTAGCCGGAGATAACGTCGCATTGGAAACCTATATCGTGGCTTTAGCAGATGCCTACGATGCCATGTCGTCGGACCGCCCCTACCGAAATGCCTTGCCAGAGGAAAAAATTCTTTCTATTATTGCTAAAGAACGCGGTCAGCAATTTCACCCAGAAGTTGTGGATGTGTTCTTATCTTTAAAGAAGGATGGGATCTTCTGA
- a CDS encoding competence/damage-inducible protein A — MIAEIINIGSELLYGDIVNTNAAWLSKQLQELGVTVRYHTVIGDEAEDMKDAYARSLTRADWIFVTGGLGPTQDDLSKEILAEVVDRKMVLDSNSEERIRLFFEHIGREMTPNNLRQAYFPMGAQIFDNHRGTAPACGVEVDGCWIFLLPGPPREMRDIFRRHLTPLIERKRTEVIAVRKFHLMGIGESSAEDRVMDLITESQNPVLASYAGGGQVTFRLTGKAKTQEAVEAIMAPVEAVFRDRLGQYIYSDNNENLEQQVIRLLTEKKKTIAVSESLTGGMLASALIDVAGASEVFQQGFITYSEEAKSETLGVPMELIKEKGVVSEEVAAAMARGAADKAKTTVALSTTGLAGPSGGTEKTPVGTVCLGLYIDGEVKTRRLVLSGDRARVRFRAVRTALNWLRLEIQA; from the coding sequence ATGATAGCGGAAATTATCAACATTGGAAGTGAATTGTTGTACGGTGATATTGTAAACACCAACGCGGCATGGCTATCCAAGCAATTGCAGGAATTGGGTGTAACTGTACGGTATCATACGGTAATTGGCGATGAAGCGGAAGATATGAAGGATGCGTATGCGCGTTCTCTTACACGGGCTGATTGGATTTTTGTAACCGGAGGATTAGGACCGACGCAGGATGATTTGAGTAAGGAGATCTTAGCGGAAGTTGTTGATCGTAAAATGGTTTTGGATTCAAATAGTGAAGAGCGGATTCGCTTGTTTTTTGAGCATATTGGTCGTGAAATGACGCCAAATAATCTGAGACAGGCTTACTTTCCTATGGGGGCACAGATTTTTGATAATCATCGTGGAACGGCTCCCGCTTGTGGGGTGGAAGTTGATGGATGCTGGATTTTCTTGTTGCCTGGCCCACCAAGGGAGATGAGAGATATTTTCCGCCGTCACTTGACACCCTTGATTGAAAGAAAGCGAACAGAAGTAATTGCTGTGCGTAAATTCCATTTGATGGGAATTGGAGAATCTTCTGCTGAAGACCGGGTGATGGATTTGATTACAGAAAGTCAAAATCCTGTTCTGGCATCTTATGCGGGGGGTGGACAAGTGACCTTTCGGTTGACGGGCAAGGCAAAGACTCAGGAAGCTGTTGAGGCAATTATGGCACCTGTGGAAGCTGTTTTTCGGGATCGTCTAGGGCAGTATATTTACTCAGACAACAATGAGAATTTAGAGCAGCAAGTCATTCGATTGTTGACTGAAAAGAAAAAAACGATTGCGGTATCAGAATCCTTGACGGGAGGTATGCTGGCATCGGCTTTGATTGATGTGGCGGGTGCTTCTGAGGTGTTTCAACAGGGATTTATTACCTATTCGGAAGAGGCGAAAAGCGAAACCTTGGGGGTCCCCATGGAACTGATTAAGGAAAAAGGTGTGGTTAGTGAAGAGGTTGCTGCAGCAATGGCACGGGGAGCGGCTGACAAGGCGAAAACAACAGTTGCTCTCTCTACAACCGGCCTTGCTGGACCAAGCGGTGGGACGGAAAAGACGCCTGTTGGAACGGTCTGCTTGGGACTTTATATCGATGGTGAGGTTAAGACACGCCGCCTCGTTCTTTCTGGTGACCGTGCTCGAGTTCGTTTCCGCGCAGTCCGTACAGCTTTAAATTGGTTACGCTTAGAGATTCAGGCCTAA
- the proC gene encoding pyrroline-5-carboxylate reductase, which yields MKIGFIGCGNMATAMIAGIMDSGKFARENVMVSNPSKENLIAVQNAHGIQITQDNREVAAFAEILVLAVKPYLYEVVAKEIQKVLPVATVVVTIAAGISIEKMQVQLGRPQPVIRTMPNTPALVKTGVTAVCRSQEVSDDLYQGTIQLLESFGKVFELPESKMDVVPAISGSAPAYVFMLIEAMADAGVLDGLPRQIAKEMAAQTVLGAAKMVLDTGIHPEELKDRVCTPGGTTIEAVLTLEKNQFRSSVQEAMKACTKKTKEMTQSS from the coding sequence ATGAAAATTGGATTTATTGGTTGTGGGAATATGGCGACGGCGATGATCGCTGGAATTATGGATTCGGGCAAGTTTGCTCGCGAGAATGTGATGGTCAGCAATCCAAGCAAGGAAAATTTGATTGCAGTACAAAATGCGCATGGGATTCAAATTACCCAAGATAATCGTGAGGTTGCGGCATTTGCAGAGATTCTGGTCTTGGCAGTAAAACCGTATTTGTATGAAGTGGTTGCCAAGGAGATTCAGAAAGTGCTTCCAGTGGCAACTGTGGTTGTGACGATTGCAGCGGGTATCAGTATCGAAAAAATGCAAGTACAATTGGGACGGCCTCAGCCGGTGATCCGAACCATGCCGAATACGCCTGCCCTAGTTAAGACGGGAGTAACAGCCGTTTGTCGCAGTCAAGAGGTATCGGATGACTTGTACCAGGGAACCATTCAATTGCTTGAGAGCTTTGGCAAGGTTTTTGAATTGCCAGAGTCAAAGATGGATGTGGTTCCAGCAATTTCAGGTTCAGCGCCAGCCTATGTATTTATGCTGATTGAAGCCATGGCGGATGCAGGCGTTTTAGATGGCTTGCCACGTCAAATAGCGAAAGAAATGGCTGCGCAAACGGTATTGGGTGCAGCGAAAATGGTTTTGGATACGGGAATTCACCCAGAGGAACTAAAAGATCGAGTTTGTACACCTGGCGGAACGACCATTGAAGCGGTTCTGACTCTGGAGAAAAACCAATTCCGTTCTTCTGTACAAGAGGCGATGAAAGCTTGCACAAAGAAAACAAAAGAGATGACGCAATCATCATAG
- a CDS encoding carbon starvation protein A: MNALVLAIFCYAAFILAYNTYGKFVGKKLFELGSNKKLTPAHTMEDGVDYVPTKKSILFGHHYTSIAGTGPIVGPAIGVIWGWVPAVIWVVLGSIFMGAVHDFGSLVISERNEGKSMGEVTKDIVGPTSKNLFLAVIFFLLLIVIAIFAMIIGKLFIMYPASVFPVWMEIPIAMVLGYLVYKKGMKVGPLSIVAIILMYVTIWMGATFFNFQSPETIMGMTPILFWLSVLFIYAFVASVLPVQQLLQPRDYMNSHELLIAMGLLILGLVVVRPEIVAPAIRTNVPGAPGSMVPLLFITIACGAISGFHSLVSSGTSSKQLDKEEDAMFIGYGSMLLEGALAILVIVACTAGLGDAAAWTARYADWASASGLGAKLGAFIDGGASFLTGLGISVSFAKTILAVFVVSFAATTLDTATRIQRYVVAEIAEDLKIKPLQGKYAATGFAVLSALALAMARDGGAGAMILWPLFGAANQLLAALSLMVITVYLAKRDKPVIYTGIPMIFMMVMTAWGMVNNLIAYFNTSNYLLFIINIVILVLEVWMIIESYKAVKDYQAKKLSGKKVA; the protein is encoded by the coding sequence ATGAATGCATTAGTACTTGCTATTTTCTGCTATGCGGCCTTTATTCTTGCTTATAATACCTATGGTAAATTTGTAGGTAAAAAGTTGTTTGAATTAGGGTCAAACAAGAAACTTACACCTGCTCACACTATGGAAGATGGTGTAGATTATGTACCAACCAAGAAAAGTATTCTTTTTGGTCACCACTACACATCGATTGCGGGAACCGGACCAATAGTCGGACCTGCTATCGGGGTAATCTGGGGATGGGTTCCTGCTGTCATCTGGGTAGTTCTGGGATCGATTTTTATGGGTGCTGTACATGATTTCGGCTCATTGGTTATTTCCGAAAGAAATGAAGGAAAATCCATGGGCGAGGTTACAAAGGACATCGTTGGACCTACTTCGAAGAACTTATTTTTAGCCGTTATCTTTTTCTTGCTCTTAATTGTAATTGCGATCTTTGCAATGATTATAGGCAAACTTTTTATTATGTATCCAGCCTCTGTCTTCCCAGTTTGGATGGAGATTCCTATTGCTATGGTACTGGGTTACTTAGTTTATAAGAAGGGGATGAAAGTTGGACCTCTATCCATCGTGGCAATTATTTTGATGTATGTTACGATTTGGATGGGTGCAACATTCTTTAATTTCCAATCTCCAGAAACAATCATGGGTATGACACCTATTCTGTTCTGGTTAAGCGTTTTATTCATTTATGCATTTGTTGCTTCTGTTTTACCGGTTCAACAGCTTCTACAGCCACGTGATTATATGAACTCCCATGAGTTATTGATTGCAATGGGTTTGTTGATTCTTGGTTTGGTTGTTGTTCGACCTGAGATCGTGGCTCCTGCTATTCGTACCAATGTTCCAGGTGCGCCAGGATCCATGGTTCCATTATTATTTATTACAATCGCGTGCGGCGCGATTTCAGGATTCCATAGCTTGGTTTCATCAGGCACATCTTCCAAGCAATTGGATAAAGAAGAAGATGCAATGTTTATCGGATATGGTTCTATGTTGCTGGAAGGTGCTTTGGCAATTCTTGTTATTGTTGCATGTACAGCTGGATTGGGTGATGCGGCAGCATGGACTGCACGTTATGCCGATTGGGCAAGTGCATCGGGTTTAGGCGCGAAATTGGGTGCCTTTATTGATGGTGGTGCTAGCTTCTTGACCGGTCTTGGCATTTCTGTTTCTTTTGCAAAAACAATCCTTGCTGTGTTTGTTGTATCTTTTGCCGCAACAACTCTCGATACGGCAACACGGATTCAACGATATGTCGTTGCGGAAATTGCTGAGGATTTAAAAATCAAACCATTGCAAGGTAAATATGCTGCAACAGGATTTGCTGTATTGTCGGCACTGGCATTGGCAATGGCAAGAGATGGCGGTGCGGGAGCTATGATTTTATGGCCATTATTTGGTGCAGCCAATCAATTATTGGCGGCCTTGTCTTTGATGGTGATCACGGTTTATCTTGCAAAGAGAGACAAGCCAGTTATCTACACCGGAATTCCAATGATCTTTATGATGGTTATGACGGCGTGGGGCATGGTGAATAACTTGATTGCATATTTTAATACTTCAAATTACTTGTTATTTATCATAAACATTGTAATTTTGGTTTTGGAAGTTTGGATGATCATTGAATCGTATAAAGCGGTAAAAGATTACCAAGCGAAAAAACTATCAGGTAAAAAAGTGGCTTAA
- the nifU gene encoding Fe-S cluster assembly scaffold protein NifU gives MYTEIVMDHFTNPRNVGEIENADGMGEVGNVKCGDIMRIYLRINADEIIEDIKFKTFGCGSAIAASSIATVIVKGKSVKEALQLTNKQVVEALGGLPPVKVHCSVLAEQALKAAIFDYAKKNGKAYPELEGFDPDADDDHHDLIEEIGEF, from the coding sequence ATGTATACAGAAATCGTAATGGATCATTTTACAAATCCACGTAATGTAGGTGAAATCGAGAATGCAGACGGCATGGGCGAAGTTGGCAATGTGAAATGCGGTGACATTATGCGTATTTATCTACGTATTAATGCGGATGAAATCATTGAAGATATTAAATTTAAAACGTTTGGTTGTGGCTCTGCGATCGCAGCATCATCAATTGCGACAGTAATTGTAAAGGGGAAATCGGTAAAGGAAGCTTTGCAACTGACAAATAAGCAAGTCGTTGAGGCTTTGGGCGGATTGCCACCAGTAAAAGTCCATTGTTCGGTATTGGCGGAGCAAGCTTTAAAAGCAGCGATCTTTGACTATGCAAAGAAGAATGGAAAAGCATATCCGGAATTGGAAGGTTTTGATCCTGATGCGGATGATGACCATCATGATTTGATCGAGGAGATTGGCGAGTTTTAA
- the nifS_3 gene encoding cysteine desulfurase NifS — MRQVYMDYSATTPVKEEVLQEMLPYFTEKFGNASSIYSTGRQAKHDMDAARKRIADRLHCAPEELYFTSGGSEADNWAIKGIAKARKSKGNHIITSKIEHHAVLHVCETLEKEGFDVTYLDVDDKGLVDPKAVEAAITDQTILITIMYINNEIGTIEPIVEIGEIAKKHSIVFHTDALQALGNLRIDLSKLPVDLMSFSAHKIYGPKGVGALYVRKGIRVPNLIEGGAQERRRRAGTENVAGIIGFAKAVEVAYDHFDQHVERLVSMREKLINGLVEAIPDTRVSGDRVQRHPGNVHVCFKYIEGESILLSLDMMGIAGSSGSACTSGSLDPSHVLMAIGLGHDIAHGSLRLTIGDFTTEDDIDYILEQLPPIIDRLRRMSPLYEEAKGAK, encoded by the coding sequence ATGCGTCAAGTATATATGGATTATTCGGCAACAACGCCTGTAAAGGAAGAGGTACTTCAGGAAATGCTTCCGTATTTCACTGAAAAATTTGGAAATGCTTCGAGTATCTACTCGACAGGCAGACAGGCAAAACACGATATGGATGCTGCAAGAAAGCGAATTGCAGATCGTCTTCATTGTGCACCCGAGGAATTGTATTTTACTTCTGGAGGATCAGAGGCAGACAATTGGGCGATTAAAGGAATAGCAAAGGCAAGAAAAAGCAAAGGGAATCATATTATTACAAGTAAAATCGAGCATCATGCGGTCTTGCATGTCTGTGAAACTTTGGAAAAAGAGGGCTTTGATGTTACTTATTTAGATGTTGATGACAAGGGCCTTGTCGATCCGAAGGCTGTAGAAGCGGCGATTACGGATCAAACTATTTTAATTACTATTATGTATATCAACAATGAAATTGGAACCATTGAACCCATCGTTGAAATTGGAGAGATTGCGAAAAAACATTCGATTGTTTTTCATACGGATGCGCTTCAAGCCTTGGGAAATCTTCGAATTGACTTGAGCAAACTGCCCGTCGATTTGATGTCTTTTTCAGCCCATAAAATATATGGTCCCAAAGGGGTTGGCGCACTTTATGTGAGGAAAGGCATTCGAGTGCCGAATCTGATTGAAGGTGGAGCGCAAGAACGTAGAAGACGTGCAGGCACAGAAAATGTCGCAGGGATTATTGGTTTTGCTAAGGCTGTGGAAGTCGCCTACGATCACTTTGATCAACATGTGGAGCGTTTGGTTTCCATGCGAGAGAAGTTGATCAATGGTTTGGTGGAGGCAATACCGGATACTCGTGTGAGCGGAGATCGGGTTCAACGACATCCTGGAAACGTGCATGTATGTTTTAAATATATTGAAGGTGAGTCAATTTTATTGAGTTTAGATATGATGGGAATTGCAGGATCAAGCGGATCTGCATGTACCTCTGGTTCCTTGGATCCATCCCACGTGTTGATGGCGATTGGATTGGGACACGATATTGCACACGGATCTCTGCGGTTGACCATTGGGGATTTTACAACGGAAGATGATATTGATTATATCTTGGAACAGCTTCCACCGATTATTGATCGATTGCGAAGAATGTCACCATTATATGAAGAAGCGAAAGGGGCAAAATAA
- a CDS encoding Rrf2 family transcriptional regulator: MKLSTKGRYGLKAMFDLALNDGSGPISLTAISERQGISIHYLEQLVSPLRKAGLLKSVRGAQGGYLLAKQPDEISVREILELLEGPLAPASCVIEGQPSCDHSDFCASRMIYDRIYASINEVVDNISLQDMLDEQSRNLQDSISDMNTK, encoded by the coding sequence ATGAAATTATCAACGAAGGGCCGCTATGGTTTAAAAGCAATGTTTGATTTGGCCTTGAATGATGGCTCTGGGCCGATCAGTCTAACCGCAATTTCGGAGAGGCAAGGTATCTCGATTCACTATTTGGAACAACTGGTGAGTCCCTTGCGAAAAGCAGGATTATTAAAAAGTGTTCGTGGCGCTCAGGGTGGATATTTATTGGCTAAGCAGCCAGATGAGATTAGTGTGCGGGAGATTCTTGAATTGCTAGAAGGTCCATTGGCACCGGCATCTTGTGTGATCGAGGGTCAACCGTCTTGTGATCATTCAGATTTTTGTGCTTCTAGAATGATTTATGATCGAATTTATGCAAGTATTAATGAGGTTGTAGACAATATCAGCCTTCAAGATATGCTCGATGAACAATCTCGGAATCTTCAAGATTCCATATCAGATATGAATACCAAGTAG
- a CDS encoding DUF554 domain-containing protein has product MLTGTIVNTGAIIIGTFVGLLVKQGIKENYSKAIIKAISLAILVIGISGALKTSNFILVILSIVLGTLLGTALKIEARLDRLGERLNQRFGRGDSPFVEGFVTSSLIFCVGAMAVVGAIESGLHGNHETLFAKSLLDGITSLILSSTLGIGVLFSALAVFLYQGGITLLASSLEPVLTEAVVLEMSAVGGLLILGLGLNILEVGKERIPVGNMLPAMFLPIILLAIF; this is encoded by the coding sequence ATGTTGACGGGTACAATTGTAAATACAGGTGCGATTATCATCGGTACTTTTGTGGGGCTTCTTGTGAAGCAGGGGATTAAAGAGAACTACTCAAAAGCGATAATTAAAGCGATTTCGCTTGCGATATTGGTTATAGGGATTAGCGGTGCATTAAAAACAAGCAATTTTATATTGGTGATTCTTTCCATCGTTTTAGGCACCTTGTTGGGAACTGCGTTGAAGATTGAAGCGCGTTTGGATCGATTGGGTGAGCGATTGAATCAACGATTTGGCCGGGGGGACAGTCCGTTTGTAGAGGGTTTTGTTACGTCCTCATTGATTTTTTGTGTTGGTGCCATGGCTGTTGTTGGCGCCATTGAGTCTGGCTTGCATGGAAATCATGAAACCTTATTTGCAAAATCCTTGTTGGATGGAATTACCTCCTTGATTCTTTCTTCTACTTTGGGAATCGGTGTTTTATTCTCTGCCCTTGCCGTATTTTTGTATCAGGGTGGAATTACCCTGCTGGCATCTAGCTTGGAGCCAGTTTTAACGGAAGCTGTTGTCTTGGAAATGTCAGCGGTGGGCGGTCTTTTAATACTTGGACTAGGCTTAAATATTCTGGAGGTCGGCAAGGAAAGAATTCCTGTGGGGAACATGCTTCCAGCCATGTTTTTGCCGATTATTTTACTGGCAATTTTTTAA
- the pepT gene encoding peptidase T, producing the protein MTVVERFIRYAKMNTQSKEGTDQSPSTSVQWDLAHLLVKECTDLGLSQVLLSEHGIVTATLPGNTDGAPTMGWIAHMDTASDLSGEHVQPAFVENYNGKAIQLNEKYTLSPDDFPELTDYIGQTLITTDGNTLLGADDKAGIAEILTAIEFLIQNPDLPHGTIRLGFTPDEEVGQGADHFDVTEFAADFAYTIDGGALGSIEFENFNAASGIVTIQGRNVHPGSAKHKMINANHLAQEFDALLPHFDRPEYTDDYEGFFHLMNTHASVEEATLDYIIRDHDAKTFEWRKDFFIKCANQLNQKYKQELVSVCVKDSYQNMKEMILPHYHVVQTALDSMEAVGVTPRIDPIRGGTDGARLSYLGLPCPNLFTGGHNYHGRFEFIPVESMEKAVNVLVEIAKRVSK; encoded by the coding sequence ATGACCGTTGTTGAACGCTTTATCCGCTACGCAAAAATGAATACGCAATCAAAAGAGGGAACCGATCAATCTCCCAGCACCAGTGTGCAATGGGATCTTGCCCATCTCTTGGTAAAAGAATGCACAGATCTTGGCTTAAGCCAGGTATTGCTTTCCGAGCACGGTATTGTAACAGCTACTCTGCCAGGCAACACCGATGGCGCCCCCACAATGGGATGGATTGCCCATATGGACACCGCTAGCGATCTGTCGGGTGAACATGTGCAGCCAGCATTTGTCGAAAACTATAATGGTAAAGCCATTCAACTCAATGAAAAATACACATTGAGTCCCGATGATTTTCCGGAACTAACAGACTATATCGGTCAAACCCTGATCACGACTGATGGGAATACCCTTTTAGGGGCCGATGACAAAGCCGGAATTGCCGAAATTCTTACAGCAATTGAATTCTTAATTCAGAATCCAGATTTGCCACACGGTACCATCCGTTTGGGTTTTACCCCAGATGAAGAGGTCGGTCAAGGGGCCGATCACTTCGATGTAACTGAATTTGCAGCGGATTTCGCCTATACCATCGATGGTGGTGCTCTTGGCTCCATCGAATTCGAAAACTTCAATGCCGCTTCAGGAATCGTCACGATTCAGGGCAGAAATGTTCATCCCGGCAGCGCTAAACACAAAATGATTAATGCAAACCATCTTGCTCAGGAGTTTGATGCCTTGCTTCCCCATTTCGATCGACCAGAATATACCGATGATTATGAGGGTTTCTTTCATTTAATGAACACTCATGCAAGCGTTGAAGAAGCGACCCTTGACTATATCATCCGCGATCACGATGCCAAGACTTTTGAATGGCGAAAAGACTTCTTTATCAAATGCGCAAACCAACTGAATCAAAAGTACAAACAAGAATTGGTTTCCGTTTGCGTAAAAGACAGTTATCAAAATATGAAAGAAATGATCCTGCCTCATTACCATGTCGTACAAACCGCCCTTGATTCCATGGAAGCGGTTGGCGTGACACCAAGAATCGACCCCATCCGTGGTGGAACCGATGGCGCACGCTTGTCCTATCTAGGTCTTCCGTGCCCCAACCTATTTACCGGTGGCCACAATTACCATGGTCGATTTGAATTCATCCCGGTTGAATCCATGGAAAAAGCCGTGAATGTGTTGGTTGAAATTGCCAAACGAGTCAGTAAATAG